ggtcacaaagtcgatacatttttataacggaacatctggcagccgaaaagtccatcatattaacaataactatcatactaatgagaacttgagtgccaaatattgtgtattcgtgattttcatggcaaaaattgtctttgtgaccaccgcaatgtgacgaatagtccaattaccaactATAATATTGATGAtgcttataatttttgttttaattggaTCGATTTCAAATATGATTTTGTATTTCCAGGTACCGGTGGttggataaaaaatatgttgGCACAACGGCAAAAATCATAGTGAAGAAATTGCTATTAGATCAGTTTGTTATTACTCCGCCGCTACTGGTCATATTTTTTGTCGGTgagtaataataacaacaaatgATAAAACTttgatgtaaaatataatttaataagacTCGATTCCGCTTACAGGTATGAGTATAATGGAACAGAAGAAAAACTATTTTGAAGAGTGTAAAAATAAGCTGATACCAACGTTTCAAACCAGCTGCATGTTTTGGCTGCCGGCTCAAACCCTCAACTTCATGCTCGTTCCGCCAGCTTTCAGGGTCATTTATGTAGGGTCATGTGCCTTTGTGTGGATCAATATTCTTTGTTGGATTAAAAGACAAAAGTATTAACCCGACGGATTATgtatcaaatgaaaaataatttattttcggaCGCTTCAAAATGTATAGATTATTCGTGCATATCGGattcaaaaacaaaatgttGGTGCTAATGTGTATTgtcatattgatttatttaattttattataaataatctaAATATTGTTGATATTTACATATCAAAAACATTCCAAAATACTTTTCTCTCcgagtatatataaaaaaaaacacactagCCGGAGAGTTTATAACATGGCACTATGAATTATCAATTtgtctattatattttaactatAAATTTGATTGAAGTTCAGTAATGTGGCATATGATGAAAAGTCATGATTTGGTAAAGCAAAAATAAACTTATGTGTAATGGTATGGAGGGTTTTATATTGTGAATATAAAAACGGTTGTGTGCTTAAAGCGTTTACCAAATAAATGAATGGGTGTGctttgattattaaaaaaatatattataatgattcgattgtattttttataataattgccaaatttcaaattatcaaataaaaatgcacaaaattttcaaatgcttccaaaatattgatattttatcgaTTAGTGTAATTAGTATGCATATTTAATAGGTGAATCGAGGAttcattgatttattatatatgtattgtacattagACAATcatgatgtataataaaacgtTATTTCAACTAACAATAAATCTGTAGTCATAATATTAATGAAGTACcttataattacatacaaatatacatacatatatgcttatttTGAACGAATTGAACCTAGTCAAATACATAGTTGTTTGTAATTGAACCAAAATATATTCGTAGTTTGGGAAAATAGtggtttattaaatatatattaaagttaGATTTGATTTCAAGTAACATTCATCCACTAAATAGAGCATATttcattcattcaaaataaatggcaatgataatatataatttaattcatgcgagattgccaatttaaaaaaaatcgtgatTGTTATGCATTTACGAGCTTATTATATTGCTTAAtagttgaaatattataaactgTGGTAAAGCACAGgatcatatttttgtttatataaaaaaaaaatttaattatacatgatatatatttactatattctgtaatgtttttattttcctaTAAATTCTACCAACACCTCAACATTGATGTTTAAATTCTCTCAGATAGAGTCTAATTCTAATCCCATTACTCACAATTTTCTTCGTATGCAATTTGAGTATAATGAAGccgttgaaataaataaatagatccCTCAATGTCCATATCATACTTTTTTGTTCAGAAGTCGATGTCATGGGGTTATTCGTTAAGGTTAAGACGATTACCTTTCACGGCTTAACAAGAAAGGCTTCTCCTTTCTACTTTTCTTCAATTTGCAAATTGCCAGTTTCACTCCAGTGCTCTTAGCGGAAGCACACACAATTGAAACTCGACTGTTAAGGTGAAAAAACATCCTATCAATAATTCGATTTTATTACGTGTCACGCAGCGTGTTTTAATTACAAgacttttattagttttaatacTCTTAGGTTATGGATTGGAATCGAGAAGTAGACGGTCGAAATAGTACGGAGTCGCCAGGTCAGGATTCAAAATGGAGTGGTCCTTTTTTCAGGAAcgttttaaatagttttaacaGTTCCGTTCACGGAAGTCAAAGTTTGAAACAAGCTGATTATCCGAATGAATCATTTCAATTCATTCCCCAAGCTGCCCAATATGGTACCATTACGGCTATTATTCTTATAATTGTCATTGAATTTTTATTCTCAAAAAAGGTAATtatgtgttatatgtataaatagataagttcaacaattttaaattacttacatgtttctacatatgtatatagtcagtattttattaattactgtTGGGAATGTTAATTAGACGCCATTTTGAATATCAACATTTTCTTTTCTTGAAcgttaatttgtaaaatttgaatctcatcttatgtacatatatattatcattaaaattttgattataacCGAAAATACACAGAGATCTGATTACAATAaatgttttctttttcattaattttcagGAAGCATTACCagacaaaaacaaatttattttacagtggCCACTGCCTATAAATTCGCTGGGTCTTTCAACatttatatcatttttcatattcattttACTATTCCCCCTTTTATTAACCACGCTaatgatatttttcatttacaaaTGCATTGTACGATTAATAATACTAGCAAAATTCGGCGACACATTCGTAATGATGATGAACGGAATCGACACGGTGTGGGCAATTGAAGAAGAGAACGCTATGAGCATTATCAATGTGATCGCCATGATAGAATTAGACTTTCAACGAGACAAAAGAAACCTATTGAAAAACCTCAGGAAAACGGTAGCATCCAAATTATTCGGCCCCATCTCAATCTGCTCAAAGATGTTGTACCGAAGATCATTCCATTTGGGCTACTACTTTTGGACGACACACAAAGACAACCAAATAAATGACTTTATCAGATTGGAGAACTTCGGAGAGACAGACCAATATTACGTGACCCAAGCTGAAATCGAAGATTTTCTAtctaaaaaatcaaattctgtATTGCCACATAGCAATACGGCATCATGGGAAATTATAGTATGCGACAAACCATTACAAAATACAACGACGTTTCCGATTGTATTCCGAATTCATCACAGCCTCGGCGACGGTGTTGCACTTTTAAAACTGCTTCTGAATTCGATCGGATGTAACAAGAACAAAGAATGGAAACATAACAGTTTTAACAAAAGTGATGAATTTTGGAAAGccttattttactttattaacatatttacaataaaaaatttgatactGAAGAGTTATTTGGTAGTTGTGAATGTACGACGCTTCGTATCTATACTTGTAACGATACCACAATCGTTATTAAACCAAGTTCTAAGACCACCAGATAGCAATGCACTGCACGGTCCTCGTTTGAACGGCAGCAAGATAGTTACGTGGATTTCAGATGACGATGAATCCGAAGGACTTGTAACAAAGATTAAACGAATAAAAAAGAGATTCCCCGGAGCGACATTTTCCGACATAATATTGACATCAATGTCAGCAAgttattataagtattttgatacggtatgtgtgtatatatatatatatatatatatatatatatatatatatatatatatatatatatatatatatatatatatatatatatatatatatattatattgtattagatTAACCATTAATCACTTTGGTGGACTTTTCCGTCATTTTACGTTATATTAGGCTTGAAGCATGACTTTTAAAGTTCTTATACTTATAAGACATTCCTCagaataataacactgagcaacaaaaattcacgtttttgagttaccagagcggagactaaccaatctttactaactttgatccactgaattcgaatatgataatgatttttgttggttggtgatcgtttacgagatatgagcgtttaaaaaaatgcgcgatttttacaggtTTTTGGCTTtggcggtctttaactcaaaatctggtattgctgtgctcaaagtgagtattggaatcaatagtcagatgtttttcctattgattgtgatatttcattgctttaaaatacttataattaattgtctagcaaattttaagtcaaaaatatattttttttacgattttttttttcgtactatttttcatttatttggcaaattttttatttcaaaacgtttataaggattggttttctatctcaatatttttcttttttatctaaacgtactaactcaagcggtaattgcaatttaaatgctttcgttgtgtatacgGTTGTAACGCGAAATGTgttgggtgcaagcgagatggcatgtagtccaaccgctgtactctgtgaggtgatatttttgacttttaaaattcgctagacaattaattataagtattttaaagcattgaaatatcacaatcaataggaaaaacatctgactattgattccaatactcactttgagcacagcaatactagattttgagttaaagaccgcaaaagccaaaaactgtaaaaatcgcgcatttttttaaacgctcatatctcgtaaacgatcaccaaccaacaaaatcattatcatattcgaattcagtggatcaaagttagtaaagattggttagtctccactctggtaattttttttgttgctcagtgtaatgaATAAGtcctaaaaataacaaatagacttcaaattaaatattttgaacaaattgAAGTTCACTATAATGTACATAAGATTAGAAACACTACTAATTTAtagtaagtataatataatatgtaataaagaaACTAACGAAAATTTCAGGTAATCGGCAAAGAAGCAATACCTGACTTTATAACAAGTGTAGTCCCCGTGAGAATGGATACATCAAACTTAAACGTGGtaaaatacaaaagaaacatGATCGAATTGGAAAACAAGTTTTCAGTAGCAATGCTGACGATTCCAATAAAATGTGATGGATCAGACAACGAACACGTATCAATATTGAAAAGATTAGTTCAAGTCCGGAGAGAAACTAGCTCGCTGCGTAACAGTTCCGATTTTCATGTAAGAAGCCATTTTATAAAAGCCCAATATAAACCTTAAAAGACTTAACACACAAAAGTATTCTTCAGGTCAATTACGGTCTTATGAAAATATCCGGATACATACTACCCAAACCCATCCTCGGACCAATGATGGATAGTGTACAAGCGACGTTAGTCGTGAGCAACCTGCCAGGTCCGTcagatgtgtacatatgtaacaagtACAGACTACACAAAATGGCGTTCTTCGTACCACACCGTGGCACCACAGGCACATAGTTCACctaaaacataaatttaacgTAACTTACAAAGGATTCTATGGCATAAAATTGTTTTCAGGTATTGGATTGACGATTCTGTCCtgcaataataaattacaactgGGCATGATGGTGGATTCAGCCCTCATCGGCTACCGCATCGATGCTAAAACCATCTTAAGAGGATTATTCAACGAGTTGGAAACGTTGGATAAAGTCACATCGAAGAATACGGTGTCTCAAGAAAATATTgggtatgtaaattaaaatttgtttactTTATAGTAGAGCTTCTTTAGAGGTTATttgaaaattcataatattatggattcaaatttcatataataagtTGGCAATTGAcgagttaaccctttgaatgctgaccaacgccgattggcgttttaCCAACAAGTTCTGAGAATGAAATACGCCgttaggcgttgttttttgagtatgtaaaaaataaacaagaatactacccaagcctttccaggtagcattgaaaaaaaaatgcattaaacatgggtcgtgtaatccatgtcaatgtttataaactgttttacaccggaatttctgaatttataaccatagcagaatttctcgatggaaatccctaactgccgagtattttagattgtgagcattgcatttgaacaacaatgaagaagatggaactagttttggaaaaaacattcatcaatagacttttgtttattttatattgttgcaagatatattagatagtctaaacacacctttactaaactcgaaatcctcagcggtagttatctagggtttgtttgggttagctacaatttttatacctgctttttaaataattctagttggaaatgttggcgaaattttcagcgtggcgggctttcaacagaaaagacgtcagtactcaaagggttaactgaAGCTTGCAACTACTAAACTAGTttgataatatgtaaatttataatatattttgaattgcaGAACTGAGACACATTGAAAAGTGCAAGTGAAAAAGTCAATCAAAAATCAAGGAAAGCAATGTGAAtaattcattatataaataagaGCAAACGAgtatcatatatttatacacaaaaaccgctaagaaaataattaaaacacatcaatcgaaataatataatttattatcaaaacACTAATAACAACTTTGATGGTGAGTGATTTAACAAAATGTGCAATGAGTGTGTAACACTACAAATaaacaatttcaacaataacAGAATTCACGAATTATCACAATGTATGGATCGGCATGTGAAGATTCGACATGAACTATATACTTCTAATATAAAATGCACGATCGAAATTATACAGCATCAAGTGTTACGTATAGCTTTCGAACATATACAATAATCGCAATAGACAATATTTGCGTCacacgataataataaaataaattgcactttacgtatgtatgtatagcgatCGAAACCATAACGACGGTATGATTTGAAACTATTCAAGTTACAAAAAAATCTCTTCCATTCAAAACTCTAATATGCACTCACCTGCCAAAATATATACGCATCtacgaatataatatacacTCTACGCGTGTGCAATCTCGCTAAAATCAAAACCTGGTATCTGACATTCTACACATTTCTCTCTATCGTCTACTTACATAATCTACAGGCGATCAAACGCATGCTctcttcatcatcatcatcatcaccatgttcgcatcaaatttaaaaataatggagGCCGACGACTATGTAATACGAACCCGCATTCTGAAGAATCCATGCATATTTCGGAGCCGACTGATTCCGGCAACTTGTGAATTGAACGATTGTCTCAAAGGaaaaatacaaatcaaataatCACCCTTTCAATTCACAATTCATTatcattattcaaaaaatacaataaaaaaacaatatatgtatataaatatgtaatcggTGAATGcaattgaataaaatgaattaacaaatacattacgatattttgaatgtgactcAAATtcataaacttaataaaaaaaatatgctaaaaagtctattttattatacattcaaaACGAAATGTATCGAAAATttagtcatatatatatatatatatatgtatgtaactgccGTGAGCAAGATCACCTCATAAGGTAACAATTTAATACTACACTAAGTTTCCTACAATCTAACGGAAAGTTTCGACTATTCTAAAACTAGAAAAACAAATTGGTAACAGGCGAAAAGTACAATAATATATGACTATTGATACTCTATGGAATATCTTggttaatctaaaaaaaaaaaaagaatagtaCATTTGCGAAAACAGTCGCAAATATAACGATAGTGCGGTTGAATAAGTAAAAGAGATCAgacacaaatatataatatatgtattatcgaTTCAAATTTTGGTTTGTAAAGTCATTTATACaaacgaaataaaatatgaaaacagtatgtagtaataataatacaataaaaatattttaataatataaaatatcattcaacgtaaaaaatacattcaccAATCTGGAATAAACATATATTCCCATGTGAAAATTGCATAGAATACAATTACAACCGATTccaaaatacaaacaaatatcTTTGTATAAATACCGTCGTCGATTCCGTCATCTTAAAGCGACAGTTAATCTCCGATAACCAGGCCTGCTCCGATACTACCACACAAATATAATTAATCCATCggttttgaatttgatttataacaTTGCTCATTTCCGACAAAATTGTCACAGCTCAAAACATGGCAAAATAGGTTTGGACTATACAAATCTATTAAACATCAAAAAATGCGAAATTTATAGCGTTGTGATACTGTTGTCGGAAATAAGCGATATGTCATCTAAGCTGACAGCTCCGGGAGCAGGCCTGTCTTAGCTGCCAATGTCGTTCTATCATTTGAAGTGTTTTAAAAGACAATTTGGCCATTTTAAAACCGTTTTGAAGAATCGACGTCGATTTGTTATCATAATCGCTAATTCACATGTAAgttgtcaaaatataaaaaaattataaacaattcaaaaatatacagtcATTTACGACGATaagaattaataacaaaaattgattgaatttacaaaaaaaattaaatgaaaaatatcagTTTATCGGAGATTTTTGCTTATTGTGCAAATAAAGTTAGTCATCGCCACTATTTGGTATTGGAACGTAGAATGCGGGCAGCTTTACACTTTACACAAAAAGACTTTACCTAGAGAGATTTGGTTATGTTATGGAAAAGCCGTTTTCCCCACCAAGATTCCAAATCGAATGGCTTAAAATCTCTCAGGACGGGACTTGGTTCTGAATCTTTATAATATAGATTACTCGGAGCCACGCTGACAGTGTACACTGAAATCAAACATCAAAATTCATCACCCGTTAGTTAAGACAAGCATCGGATCAATTCAACAAATAATACGCACCATGATCTTCGTCCGACGGAGACGTCGGTTCACTGTCACATTCTGCTACCTGATTCCATGctgaaaaataacaaaacaaaaatcaaaaactaTTCTACATATTAAACAAGTAATAcgtgaatgattgttatttaattttgaaaattgaatcaacgattttcatacaattatgtacatttagGGCCTAAAACCGACTGAAAGAGATCACACTTTAATAAAACTCAATAAAGGGAATAAATCACCAAATTCAACCAATTCAACCTCCAGAAAATGGCATGTGTAAATGGCCGTgtattaaactttatttttaatttataccaggaaggtctagcACGTAACCctaatacgccttcctggcgagaaacattgtacatttgacaaaagtattattagtattatacaaagtaaatacatatcaattaacatccacagaaacatctatggtcaaatttgtaaattttgcagcatttttatacaattcatcgcaatttgagattgctgaaaactcaagatttgcgagaaaatgtgcTAGGTTGCCAATtggttggaaccgttttaatgataggaaacgatcgacccaaAGTCAAAAATCCAAGatatggccagcagaaaccagtgggatttgaacccgtgaccactttgttcataGCATTATATAGGTATGctcactagtctattctgctggttatataaacCAGCGCACCAGCCCCAGTTGACACAGTGAGCCTCAGAAGACCACTCCTCTGAAGTCGTGCAACTGGCTCGTTCgcgatacataaaataatacatactcaGGGTTGTAGAATAGCCGGTACCCGCCGGTACGGCACCCCGCCACCTTTTATCAGCACCGGTACGCGACCCagcataaaaatttcaaaaatcaaaatagtataaaactttaagttttaccacttttgcaatatttttcaccCAAGCCCGATGACAAGGAGCGCTGTCATGCATAAAAATGCTGTCAGGATCAAGGATACCACCAGGCTTTATGTAAGACACCAGATGTGTCTttagcacatttaaatattggtccccAATCATGGACCCAATAACGAAATAAATGGGCCCTGGACCTTTTTTTTCGCTTATGACGGCTCAAACCATTGTCTAGGGTGGATGTTTAATTGTGCTATCGATACATGAGGGTAGGTAGCGCTCTCAGGGGCTGCGACGAACAAACAAACGGCTTTGTGTTTCATGAACTGAAGGATACATTCATAGCTCGAAGAATTTCTtgcataatgcaaaaaaaagtgcaaaatcgagcgtaccggcacctcaaaatttagcactacaccactgtacaTACTTGCATACTGAACATTGGTCAATACACAAAATGGTCAATACACCTTTCCCGTCttataatgatttaaaaatatatataaaattcctCCCTTCACCGAGCGATGCTCGGTCTAtcagatattattatataattgaagAGTTTCTTGACATTTACACATTTCACGACAATTGCCATTTGGCTTCTTACCAACGCCAAGGCCAAGGTGTCAATCTAAAATAGCTCTACGACGTGAACCGACGTATGTTCCGATCATTCAAAAGTTGAATGATGACGATGTTATTCAGAATCAAgtaaattcattcaaattttcagCAACCCTGTTTGCAAACAATAACATAATCAAACTACAAAACTTTACAACGAAAAGTTCTGAGAGCCCAAATCGGTGAACGAGAGAAATTGTAGAACTATTGCACCACACATCTCACCGAATCACACGTACGTGTTAAACGTGTGAATTGGTACCTGCGTCGTGCCACAACCTTTTTAAACTATTTGCTCTCCGAAGGGAACAAGATCGTGCGTAGCCGTTCATGAAAGTCAAACCGACCGACGCGTACAGTGTAACCCTTGAACCGTTCGATCAGACGTATGTAAATATCATTTAAACGAGTCTAATCGAAACAGAACAATAGACACATAAAT
The nucleotide sequence above comes from Arctopsyche grandis isolate Sample6627 chromosome 4, ASM5162203v2, whole genome shotgun sequence. Encoded proteins:
- the LOC143911035 gene encoding mpv17-like protein, translated to MALSKLGKFAKTMFQKHPLITNSFVYGVLYVGAEFSQQTLTRKVLVITNTPKEYDFGTVGRYAVMGTTLYAPILFTWYRWLDKKYVGTTAKIIVKKLLLDQFVITPPLLVIFFVGMSIMEQKKNYFEECKNKLIPTFQTSCMFWLPAQTLNFMLVPPAFRVIYVGSCAFVWINILCWIKRQKY